Proteins from one Loktanella sp. M215 genomic window:
- a CDS encoding DUF1674 domain-containing protein: MTDDTPTDLPPAAQRALDEAAERRAKADARALPAEIGGRDGPEPVRYGDWENKGLAIDF; the protein is encoded by the coding sequence ATGACGGACGACACACCCACCGACCTGCCCCCCGCAGCCCAGCGTGCACTCGACGAAGCGGCAGAGCGTCGCGCCAAGGCCGATGCACGCGCCCTGCCCGCCGAGATCGGCGGCCGTGACGGGCCGGAACCCGTCCGCTACGGCGACTGGGAAAACAAGGGCCTCGCGATCGACTTCTAG